A genomic region of Planktothrix serta PCC 8927 contains the following coding sequences:
- a CDS encoding ABC transporter transmembrane domain-containing protein has translation MLNPNFTERERMSIPNPKISQSLLIATLENLLTQIQADTTHVEAWSQDWHLHSFQLGDCINSLPLSPQKTVHTEPNLKPLVYLVLAGRVRLLAEDKHLNREVSVLVVEPGETFGGDQQGWEYSHLSYQAIATNDVIVASISIVELQTQIKQIPALQTYLQTTIENRQRLLFFKTQTNLRRFTSYRLQEILSNCTEHHISAGTALLKAIPTEPGRFWLYQGEITGADIVPQVGDSWGELDPIPPEWRAATELVVYQLPTETFQTTSVQGGKSQIQKQQITVSPKPATVNPTPVIVPQTPQTLSFPQPKRQRVWRGFWQRYPFVEQQSSSDCGVACLAMISQYWGKYLSINTLRNIADVGRSGVSLKNLTLTSERLGYQARPVRASLNRLETEKNPWIAHWQGDHYIVVYKVRRHQVVIADPAEGKKTLSRQAFLTGWTGYALLLEPTDQFYELKEQKRSLGRFAGVIWPHRFLGLQIILLSLLIQVFGIVTPLLTQIILDRVVVNKSITSLNVFALGLLLFGVWSLGLSSIRQYLLSYLSNRLDLTLIGGFIYHALQLPLKFFESRRVGDIITRVQENQKIQRFLVGQILLSALNVVTGFVYLGLMLYYNWKLTVLILAIVPLIIILTLAATPMLRHISRQLFNAAADQNSTLVEIMTGINTVKAVAAEPELRWRWEERLTQQMNVQFKAQKLGINLGFISGLINSIGSTALLWFGVNLVIQDQLTIGQFVAFNMMQGYVISPILALVGLWDELQEVLISVERLNDVFEQEPEESPQKPLIILPQIQGEIHFDNVTFRYQEDAETNTLQNLSFKFSPGQTIAIVGRSGSGKSTLVKLLQGLYHPTTGQIYVDGHEIRHVSPPSLRSQMGVVPQDCYLFSGTLLENITLYRDEYNLDQVIEAAKLAEVHGFIQSLPLGYYTKVGERGSSLSGGQRQRVAIARALLGSPRILILDEATSSLDTESEHRFQRNLEQMQRDRTTIIIAHRLSTVRSADCILVLDRGILVEKGTHEHLMATQGLYYHLAQQQLDL, from the coding sequence ATGCTTAACCCCAACTTTACTGAACGGGAGCGGATGTCCATTCCTAACCCCAAGATTTCTCAGTCCTTATTGATTGCAACCTTAGAAAATTTATTAACACAAATTCAAGCCGATACTACTCATGTTGAAGCTTGGAGTCAAGACTGGCATCTCCACTCGTTTCAACTGGGAGATTGTATTAACAGCTTACCCCTTTCCCCCCAAAAAACTGTTCATACCGAACCTAACCTAAAACCCTTGGTTTACTTGGTGCTTGCAGGTCGCGTCCGACTCCTGGCTGAGGACAAACATCTCAATCGGGAGGTTTCGGTTTTAGTTGTTGAACCCGGTGAAACCTTTGGGGGGGATCAACAGGGATGGGAATACTCCCATTTATCCTATCAAGCGATCGCCACCAATGATGTCATCGTTGCCTCAATTTCCATTGTCGAACTCCAGACCCAGATTAAACAGATTCCGGCGCTACAAACCTATCTACAAACCACCATTGAAAACCGACAACGGTTATTATTTTTCAAAACACAAACAAACTTGCGACGGTTCACCAGTTACCGACTCCAAGAGATTTTATCCAACTGCACCGAACATCACATCAGCGCTGGAACTGCCTTACTGAAGGCGATCCCAACGGAACCTGGACGGTTTTGGCTGTACCAAGGAGAAATTACAGGGGCCGATATTGTTCCCCAAGTGGGCGACAGTTGGGGAGAACTCGATCCCATCCCCCCAGAATGGAGGGCTGCAACGGAGTTAGTCGTGTATCAACTTCCCACAGAAACCTTCCAGACAACATCTGTACAAGGTGGGAAATCCCAGATCCAGAAACAGCAGATAACCGTATCCCCTAAACCTGCAACCGTTAACCCCACCCCGGTTATTGTTCCCCAAACCCCCCAAACCCTCAGCTTTCCCCAACCTAAACGTCAACGAGTCTGGCGAGGATTTTGGCAACGCTATCCCTTTGTCGAACAGCAAAGCTCCTCCGACTGTGGGGTTGCTTGTTTGGCGATGATTAGTCAGTATTGGGGAAAATATTTGAGTATCAATACCCTGCGTAATATTGCGGATGTGGGACGCTCAGGGGTATCTTTAAAAAACCTCACCCTCACCTCAGAACGCTTAGGGTATCAGGCGCGACCTGTACGGGCAAGTTTGAATCGTTTAGAAACTGAAAAAAACCCTTGGATTGCCCACTGGCAGGGGGATCATTATATTGTGGTCTATAAAGTTCGTCGCCATCAAGTGGTGATTGCTGATCCGGCGGAGGGCAAAAAAACCCTCTCTCGTCAGGCATTTTTAACGGGATGGACGGGCTATGCTTTACTATTAGAACCCACCGATCAATTCTATGAACTCAAAGAGCAAAAACGTTCTCTCGGTCGGTTTGCGGGGGTAATTTGGCCTCATCGATTTTTGGGATTACAAATTATTCTGTTATCCCTATTAATTCAGGTATTTGGAATTGTCACTCCGTTATTAACCCAGATTATTTTAGATCGGGTGGTGGTGAATAAAAGCATCACCAGTTTGAATGTATTTGCCTTGGGATTGTTATTGTTTGGGGTGTGGAGTTTAGGCTTATCTTCGATTCGACAATATCTATTGAGTTACTTATCAAATCGCTTAGATTTAACCCTAATTGGGGGGTTTATTTACCACGCTCTACAACTTCCTTTAAAGTTCTTTGAGTCCCGTCGTGTCGGGGATATCATTACCCGCGTTCAAGAAAATCAGAAAATTCAACGGTTTCTCGTCGGTCAAATTTTGTTGTCTGCGTTGAATGTTGTAACCGGGTTTGTGTATTTAGGATTGATGCTTTATTACAACTGGAAACTTACAGTTTTAATTTTAGCAATTGTGCCTTTAATTATCATTTTAACCTTAGCAGCAACGCCAATGTTACGGCATATTTCCCGTCAATTATTTAATGCCGCTGCTGATCAAAATTCAACTTTAGTGGAAATAATGACGGGAATTAATACGGTGAAAGCAGTAGCGGCGGAACCGGAATTGCGGTGGCGTTGGGAAGAACGATTAACTCAACAAATGAATGTTCAGTTTAAAGCTCAGAAATTAGGGATTAATTTGGGATTTATCAGTGGATTAATTAATTCTATTGGCAGTACAGCTTTACTTTGGTTTGGTGTAAATTTGGTGATCCAAGATCAGTTAACAATTGGTCAGTTTGTCGCCTTTAATATGATGCAGGGTTATGTAATTAGTCCGATTCTGGCTTTAGTGGGATTATGGGATGAATTGCAAGAAGTTTTAATTTCAGTTGAACGGTTAAATGATGTGTTTGAACAGGAACCGGAAGAAAGCCCCCAAAAACCGTTAATTATATTACCCCAAATTCAAGGAGAAATTCATTTCGATAACGTTACTTTTCGTTATCAAGAAGATGCAGAAACGAATACTCTGCAAAATCTTTCTTTTAAATTTTCCCCCGGTCAAACTATTGCGATTGTGGGGCGTAGTGGTTCCGGGAAAAGCACCCTAGTTAAATTACTGCAAGGGTTGTATCATCCCACAACCGGACAGATTTATGTTGATGGACATGAAATTCGTCATGTTTCTCCCCCTTCTTTACGTTCACAAATGGGCGTTGTTCCCCAGGACTGTTATTTATTTTCAGGAACGCTTTTAGAGAATATTACTCTGTATCGAGATGAATATAATTTAGATCAGGTGATTGAGGCTGCTAAATTAGCGGAAGTTCATGGGTTTATTCAGAGTTTACCATTAGGATATTATACCAAAGTTGGAGAACGGGGATCAAGTTTATCGGGAGGACAACGGCAGCGAGTTGCGATCGCCAGAGCTTTATTAGGAAGTCCTAGAATTTTAATTTTAGATGAGGCTACCAGTTCTTTAGATACTGAAAGTGAACACCGTTTTCAACGCAATTTAGAACAGATGCAACGCGATCGCACCACGATTATTATTGCCCATCGTCTCTCAACGGTCAGAAGTGCTGATTGTATTCTGGTTTTAGACCGAGGGATTTTAGTAGAAAAAGGAACTCATGAACACCTGATGGCGACTCAAGGACTCTACTACCATTTAGCCCAACAACAACTCGATTTATGA
- a CDS encoding HlyD family efflux transporter periplasmic adaptor subunit, translating to MKPHKLFSSFKTNIDHHPDPRLSITTPEEYLQDLEFSLEKTEQTDQIYGGIAGSVPFPGLTPPVTDVAPKKSPHLPNVPAPKADWSSALQSLLDQPPASFPLQLMLGGFIFCVAFVAWGYFGTVDEVGQARGQLAPQGKVFKIHPVELGKVSQIPIKEGQTVKKGEVLAELDRQIATTELTRLQQQLTSFKAELTQKQGLIERIHLEAQTQSAIARAQIQAQQASIERVKSQIASNQRLLNQLNFEAKVTQERVESLQPLKAETQTLIEKLQEGELAAQERLERLQPLLESGAISKDLLFQAEQNLRDQQRAIVQAQLSEKNSTQEQIFQAEQTFRDRQRLITQSQGELKQSQVEIERLNAELAQRQAEAKTIQVETQQKIQQTELEVTQLQAQIKDTQNLIATAEAKLQERYLYSPVDGIVSTLNVFNKGEVIQPGQTVAEITPKNAPLILTASLPNDKAGFVKTGMSVKVKFDAYPYQNYGVFEGIVNSISPDAKVDEGVGSVYKLEIVLKKDYILQQEQKIKLKPGQTASADIIIRRRRILDILLNPILQLQKSGIDL from the coding sequence ATGAAACCGCACAAACTGTTTTCCTCTTTCAAGACAAATATTGATCATCACCCAGACCCCCGATTGTCTATAACCACACCGGAGGAATACTTACAGGATCTAGAATTCAGTCTGGAAAAAACAGAACAAACCGATCAGATTTATGGCGGGATAGCGGGTTCTGTTCCCTTTCCCGGACTGACACCTCCCGTAACAGATGTCGCCCCCAAAAAATCTCCCCATCTACCCAATGTTCCGGCTCCAAAAGCAGACTGGTCAAGTGCTTTACAATCTTTACTTGATCAACCGCCAGCGTCTTTTCCTCTGCAATTAATGTTAGGAGGATTTATTTTTTGTGTGGCGTTTGTCGCCTGGGGATATTTTGGAACCGTTGATGAAGTGGGTCAAGCCAGAGGTCAATTAGCACCCCAAGGGAAAGTTTTCAAAATTCATCCCGTTGAGTTAGGAAAAGTTTCTCAAATTCCGATTAAAGAAGGACAAACTGTTAAAAAAGGTGAGGTTTTAGCCGAACTGGATCGACAGATTGCCACGACAGAATTAACGAGATTACAACAACAACTCACCTCTTTTAAAGCTGAACTGACTCAAAAACAAGGCTTAATTGAACGAATTCATTTAGAAGCCCAAACTCAATCGGCGATCGCCAGGGCTCAAATTCAAGCTCAACAGGCGAGTATTGAACGAGTAAAAAGCCAAATTGCCTCGAATCAACGGTTACTAAATCAACTCAATTTTGAAGCCAAAGTAACTCAAGAACGAGTTGAATCTTTACAACCCTTAAAAGCTGAAACTCAAACCCTAATTGAAAAATTACAGGAGGGAGAATTAGCGGCTCAAGAAAGGCTAGAACGGCTACAACCTCTATTAGAAAGTGGCGCTATTTCTAAAGATTTGTTATTTCAAGCTGAACAAAATCTGCGGGATCAACAACGAGCCATTGTTCAAGCGCAATTATCAGAAAAAAATAGTACCCAAGAACAGATTTTTCAAGCGGAACAAACCTTCCGGGATCGACAACGATTAATCACCCAATCTCAAGGAGAATTAAAACAATCTCAAGTTGAAATTGAACGATTGAATGCGGAGTTAGCCCAAAGACAAGCAGAGGCGAAAACAATTCAAGTCGAAACTCAGCAAAAAATTCAACAAACTGAGTTAGAAGTAACGCAGTTACAAGCGCAAATTAAAGACACTCAAAACTTGATCGCAACGGCTGAAGCCAAACTTCAAGAACGATACCTCTATTCCCCTGTTGATGGTATTGTTTCTACCTTGAATGTGTTTAACAAGGGAGAAGTGATTCAACCCGGACAAACCGTTGCTGAAATTACACCCAAAAATGCACCCTTGATTTTAACTGCAAGTCTCCCAAATGACAAAGCCGGATTTGTGAAAACCGGAATGTCGGTTAAAGTCAAATTTGATGCTTATCCTTATCAAAATTATGGGGTGTTTGAAGGGATTGTTAACTCAATTTCACCCGATGCTAAAGTTGATGAAGGAGTTGGCTCTGTTTATAAATTAGAAATTGTGTTAAAAAAGGATTATATTTTGCAACAGGAGCAGAAAATTAAGTTAAAACCTGGACAAACGGCTAGTGCGGATATTATCATTCGTCGTCGTCGAATTCTGGATATTCTGCTTAATCCGATTCTGCAATTGCAGAAAAGTGGCATCGATTTGTAA
- a CDS encoding DUF6883 domain-containing protein, whose amino-acid sequence MKLPNPENAIIDSQKLKGYSLNPSHTEGQHKARVFRSALDLGIEDVEVLKSALLQAVKTPDAVLDKRNQYGQKYVIDFPMTHNGKTATIHSV is encoded by the coding sequence ATGAAACTACCCAACCCTGAAAACGCCATTATTGATAGCCAAAAGTTAAAGGGGTATTCTCTGAACCCTTCACACACAGAGGGTCAGCACAAAGCCCGCGTTTTTAGGTCAGCCCTAGACTTGGGAATTGAGGATGTAGAAGTTCTCAAATCTGCTCTTTTGCAAGCGGTCAAAACACCAGATGCCGTTCTCGATAAGCGAAATCAATATGGACAGAAATATGTTATTGATTTCCCAATGACTCACAACGGCAAAACAGCTACAATTCATAGCGTTTAG
- a CDS encoding DUF4926 domain-containing protein, which translates to MKLLDVVALLEDLPQLGLHRGQVGTIVEVYEPCVFEVEFSDTTGKSYALETLKGSQIMILHYQPLADREFKCVTA; encoded by the coding sequence ATGAAACTATTAGATGTTGTTGCTTTACTTGAAGATTTACCCCAATTGGGTCTACATCGAGGTCAGGTTGGCACGATTGTTGAAGTGTACGAACCCTGTGTTTTTGAAGTAGAATTTAGCGACACAACGGGTAAATCTTATGCTTTAGAAACTCTCAAGGGAAGCCAAATAATGATATTACATTATCAACCCTTAGCGGATAGAGAGTTTAAATGCGTAACAGCTTAG
- a CDS encoding HetP family heterocyst commitment protein, translated as MSAQYSYNNSKVAKTMSEEQFEQILDAILSGKYSWACVLILRFAGYNPLHYIPYRTYNRLTKDNNSNRQPPSNSVSVQSSIKTKTSANVNVNPIRDLTYLEPIPEAGHGVSGGCRNLEVHKGLSTHWTFN; from the coding sequence ATGTCGGCTCAATATTCCTACAATAACTCGAAAGTTGCTAAAACGATGAGTGAAGAACAATTTGAACAAATCCTAGATGCAATTCTATCAGGAAAATATTCTTGGGCTTGTGTTTTAATTCTGCGTTTTGCTGGGTATAATCCCCTGCATTATATTCCTTATCGGACTTACAACCGACTGACTAAGGATAATAATTCTAATCGTCAGCCTCCAAGTAACAGTGTTTCGGTTCAGTCCAGCATTAAAACTAAGACCTCTGCTAATGTTAATGTTAACCCAATTCGGGACTTAACTTATTTAGAACCCATTCCCGAAGCGGGTCATGGGGTTTCGGGGGGATGTCGGAATTTAGAAGTTCACAAAGGCTTGTCTACCCATTGGACATTTAATTAA
- a CDS encoding GNAT family N-acetyltransferase — protein sequence MKIDIIDDFQTFNQVRKNWDFVYEADPHANFFLSWVWLVGWLQMVAEFWLILAVKPEAKDSSYVAFFPLKLILEQQDDGGCYTQLYMAGNSVADYTGFLSLPAYEQEVIPAFASYIQQQLVWSRFDIQNILETDQRMFFFLKCFSEKQFEFSQHRILNNGENTDNYIAPYVLLTDDWDQYLQNNVGANTRQKIRRFFRKIESSDEFRITHIDADNVDSHIDILLGLWESKWREKKGDKCDPIMAYIRQILHHCFENNCLYLPVLWRGDKPLCAIANFIDIHQKTMLFVITGRDQTFNNIPTGLILHANAIRYAIQNGFKVYDFLRGNEEYKYYFGAKERRIKHIVAKYKTSPNRKLDIRILPSAFGLTIQHHRENKLTEAEQGYRQILETQSNHPEALFGLGVLMRQKGEYQSAENLLKDLLQIQPNSIKALLSLGNLYQAQDRFSEAIEAYHQVLVLQPDLVAAHNNMGYALQQQGKSEDAIACYQKALKLQPDCVEAEVNLANILHIQGKLSPEKQVHYAAINNDLGCKCKQLGDLKTAIAYYQQSILMNPNLAEAHDNLEQVLKR from the coding sequence ATGAAAATTGATATTATTGACGATTTTCAAACCTTTAATCAAGTCCGAAAAAATTGGGATTTCGTATATGAAGCTGATCCTCATGCTAACTTTTTCTTATCCTGGGTTTGGCTAGTGGGATGGTTGCAGATGGTTGCAGAATTCTGGTTAATATTAGCGGTAAAACCGGAAGCTAAAGATTCATCTTATGTTGCATTTTTTCCTCTAAAACTGATACTAGAACAACAGGATGACGGGGGCTGTTATACTCAACTCTACATGGCAGGAAATAGTGTAGCAGATTACACGGGATTCCTGAGCTTACCTGCTTATGAACAAGAGGTAATTCCAGCTTTTGCCAGTTACATCCAGCAGCAATTAGTCTGGTCTCGTTTTGATATCCAAAATATTCTGGAAACAGATCAACGGATGTTCTTTTTCTTGAAATGTTTTTCTGAAAAACAGTTTGAATTCAGTCAACACCGCATTTTAAATAATGGAGAAAATACGGATAATTATATTGCTCCTTATGTTTTATTAACAGATGACTGGGATCAATATCTTCAAAACAATGTCGGTGCAAATACTCGCCAAAAAATCCGGCGTTTTTTTAGAAAAATCGAAAGTTCTGACGAGTTTCGGATCACCCACATAGACGCAGATAATGTGGATTCTCATATTGATATCTTACTGGGGTTATGGGAGTCAAAATGGAGAGAGAAAAAAGGTGATAAATGTGACCCAATTATGGCTTATATTCGCCAGATTTTACATCATTGTTTTGAGAATAACTGTCTTTATCTTCCGGTTCTCTGGAGAGGGGACAAACCTTTATGTGCGATCGCCAACTTTATTGATATTCATCAGAAGACGATGCTATTTGTGATTACAGGTCGTGATCAAACCTTTAACAATATCCCTACGGGATTAATTCTCCACGCGAATGCCATTCGATACGCGATTCAAAACGGATTTAAAGTTTACGACTTTTTAAGAGGAAATGAGGAATACAAGTATTATTTTGGAGCTAAAGAGCGTCGAATTAAACATATTGTTGCTAAATATAAGACTAGCCCGAATAGAAAACTGGATATCAGAATTCTTCCTTCCGCCTTTGGGCTAACAATTCAGCATCATCGAGAAAACAAACTGACCGAAGCGGAACAGGGATATCGTCAGATTTTGGAAACTCAGTCAAATCACCCAGAGGCACTTTTTGGACTGGGGGTTTTGATGCGGCAAAAAGGCGAGTACCAAAGTGCTGAAAATCTCCTCAAAGATCTGCTTCAAATTCAGCCTAATTCTATCAAAGCTTTATTGAGTTTAGGGAATTTATATCAAGCTCAAGATCGGTTTTCTGAGGCAATAGAAGCTTATCATCAAGTCTTAGTTTTACAGCCTGATCTTGTCGCTGCTCACAATAATATGGGTTATGCTTTGCAACAGCAAGGCAAATCGGAAGATGCGATCGCCTGCTATCAAAAAGCTCTGAAATTACAGCCTGACTGCGTTGAAGCGGAGGTTAACTTAGCTAATATCCTTCATATTCAAGGTAAACTTTCCCCCGAAAAACAAGTCCATTACGCAGCAATAAACAATGATTTAGGCTGCAAATGTAAACAGCTTGGTGATTTAAAAACGGCGATCGCTTACTATCAGCAGTCTATTTTAATGAATCCCAACTTGGCGGAAGCTCACGATAATTTAGAACAGGTACTAAAACGATAA
- a CDS encoding calcium-binding protein encodes MSNITNSSSDILVILDELINTVSPTTTINSPDANFQGSSSSSSSSSIVNDIGAGGESQATTTSPTGEVQNSSESVFIPDATSSEATATAISGTDILPTTETTVILEPDNNNNDNNSSSSILIQISPEPNPLTFVASEIERIPQLGSIENDQLIGSNENDSILGLKGADKIEGRNGTDLLQGNEGNDTLDGGDDQDFVRGGKGNDILIGGNGDDILIGDLGQDELIGGAGADVFVLSTNPNFPNTNPNLADIITDFNADEADQIGLSENLIAQPLILETFDSDADGNLDATVIKLSSDSQSEVLGVVLGTVSDNGQTKLTSADFIVISNDLLMLS; translated from the coding sequence ATGAGCAATATTACCAACAGTTCGAGCGATATTCTCGTCATCCTAGATGAGCTTATAAATACAGTATCTCCAACTACCACAATTAACTCCCCCGATGCCAATTTTCAGGGGAGTAGTTCTAGTTCTAGTTCTAGTTCTATTGTCAATGACATCGGTGCGGGAGGAGAAAGTCAAGCTACCACAACTTCCCCAACCGGAGAAGTCCAAAACAGTAGTGAGTCTGTATTTATTCCTGATGCTACTTCTAGTGAAGCGACAGCAACAGCTATTAGTGGTACGGATATATTACCCACGACAGAGACAACCGTAATCCTAGAACCTGATAATAATAATAACGATAATAATTCTAGTTCTAGTATCTTAATTCAGATTAGTCCAGAACCGAATCCTTTGACCTTTGTGGCTTCTGAAATTGAACGCATACCACAACTCGGTAGTATCGAAAATGATCAACTCATTGGTAGCAATGAGAATGACTCAATACTCGGACTTAAAGGCGCCGATAAAATTGAAGGTAGAAATGGAACAGACTTATTACAAGGAAACGAAGGTAATGATACTCTTGATGGAGGAGATGATCAAGATTTTGTTAGAGGGGGAAAAGGCAATGATATCTTAATCGGTGGCAACGGTGATGATATTCTGATTGGTGATCTAGGTCAGGATGAATTAATAGGAGGAGCAGGTGCGGATGTATTCGTTTTAAGCACAAATCCCAATTTCCCCAACACCAACCCGAATTTAGCAGATATAATTACAGACTTTAATGCAGATGAAGCTGATCAGATTGGATTGTCGGAAAACTTAATCGCACAACCGTTAATATTAGAAACCTTTGATTCTGATGCTGATGGTAATCTTGATGCTACCGTAATTAAACTCAGTAGCGATAGTCAATCTGAAGTTCTGGGTGTTGTGTTAGGTACAGTTTCTGACAATGGACAAACAAAATTAACGTCAGCCGATTTTATAGTAATTTCTAACGATCTGCTAATGTTAAGCTAA
- a CDS encoding peptidylprolyl isomerase, translated as MVQLSKDLLDDEEIIGFLKRNLEFKEVYQKILSQKVINQVAEERAITVTAEEIQTQANQERYEKRLEKATDTLAWLADQMLTSDDWEAGIRERLLSQKLAEFLFSKEVEKYFIQNRLNFEQVSLYQIIVPYERLARELFYQIEEEEISFYHAAHLYDIDPKRREQCGYEGKLYRWGLKADFAAIVFGSTPGEILSPVKTDQGYHLILVEEFIQAELTPQRYQEILQKLFKDWLASELNYRLYNA; from the coding sequence ATGGTTCAACTTTCCAAAGACTTACTTGATGATGAGGAAATTATTGGTTTCCTAAAACGAAATCTGGAATTTAAGGAAGTCTATCAGAAGATATTGTCTCAAAAAGTAATCAATCAAGTTGCTGAGGAAAGAGCAATTACGGTAACGGCTGAAGAAATTCAAACCCAAGCTAACCAAGAACGTTATGAAAAACGCTTAGAAAAGGCGACGGATACCTTAGCTTGGTTAGCTGACCAAATGCTCACTTCCGATGACTGGGAAGCGGGAATTCGAGAACGTCTTTTATCCCAAAAATTAGCAGAATTTTTATTTTCTAAAGAAGTTGAAAAATACTTTATTCAAAATCGCTTGAATTTTGAGCAAGTTTCATTATATCAAATTATTGTTCCTTATGAACGCTTGGCTAGAGAATTATTTTATCAAATAGAAGAAGAAGAAATTAGTTTCTATCATGCCGCCCATTTATATGATATTGACCCTAAACGTCGTGAACAATGCGGATATGAAGGTAAACTGTATCGTTGGGGATTAAAAGCGGATTTTGCAGCAATTGTATTTGGTTCAACTCCCGGAGAAATATTAAGTCCAGTCAAAACTGACCAAGGTTATCATTTAATCTTAGTTGAGGAGTTTATTCAAGCTGAATTAACTCCTCAACGTTATCAAGAGATTCTTCAAAAACTATTTAAAGATTGGTTAGCTAGTGAATTAAATTATCGGCTTTATAACGCTTAA